The genomic segment TCTTGCTCATCGCCCTCACCGGGCAGGTTCTGCTCCACCTACGTTTCTACGCGTTGCTGGGTCGCCGGGGTGGCCCGGGGCTGGCCGCCGCCGGGGTCGCGCTGCACGCGCTCCACAATCTCGCCGCGGCGGCTTCCGTGCCGCTCGGAGTGCTTGCGGCGCGTCGCGATAGGGAGGATCGATGAGTCCCGCGATCAGGATCGGCATCTGCGGTTGCGGCCGGCTCGCCGAGCACGGCTATCTGCCGGCGCTGCGCGAGCTCCGCGACGTCCGCGTCGACGCTCTCGCGGACCCTGACCCGGAGCGCCTCGACACCCTCGCCCGCTCGCTCGAGCGCGGCCACAGCGCCCCGCGGCTCTACGCCGGGGCGGAGGAGATGCTGGCCGGCGGGAGGCTCGACGGGCTGATCGTCGCGACCCCGCCCGATCGCCACGTCGCCGACGCCCGCGCCGCCGCTGCGGCCGGGATCACCGCGCTCGTCGAGAAGCCGCCGGCCCGCGACCTCGCGGGCGCGCTAGCGCTGGCGGGCCTCGACCCGGTGCCGCTCGTCGCGTTCAACCGCCGCTTCTCGGTTCTCGGCGCGCTGCGCGATTCACTCGGGTCGGAGCGTCCCGACGGGCTGGAGCTCGACCTCGAGCTCGCCTACCGGCGACGCTCGTGGCGCGCCATCGACGTCCGCGACGACGCGCTGCTGGACATCGGCCCGCATCTGATCGACCTCGCGGGCTGGACCACCGGTCTCGCCGTGAGCGCCGTCCGCGCGACGCGCATGGAGCAGGAGCGAGCCGAGGTGGAGCTGCGGCTCGGCGGCGAGCGCGCGCTCGCCCGCCTCTCGCTCGCGACCGACTCACGCCACCGCGAGCGCGCGGTGGCGGTGCGAGACGGGCGTCGCGTCGCCGTGGCGCGCACGCCGGGTGCGCTGCGCGGCCTGATCGGCCGCGTCGCCGGTGCGCCCCACCCGCTCGTCTCGTCGCTTCGCGACATCACGCTGGCATACGCCGGCGTGCTGCGCGGCGCGGAGCGTGGGCGCCTGGCGAGCGTCGCCGAGGCGGCCAGGACGATGGCCGTGATCGACGCAGCGCGCAGCTCCGCGGAGTCCGGCGGATCGTGGACGGACGTCGAACGCGTGACGGCGCCCGAGGGCTCGACCCGACGGCGGAGGCGCCGCGCGGCGTGATCTGCGTCATCGGGTTCGACTCGCCGAGCGCGTCGGTGCTCGGCCGGATGCTGGACGCCGGGAGGCTTGCGGTCCTCGCCGAGCTGACGCGCCGCGGCCGGCGCGTAGAGCTCGCAACGCCGGCGAGCGAGTTCGCGGCGGGCGCGTTCTACAGCCTCTATTCGGGGCTCGAGCTCGCCGACCACGGGATCTTCTATCCCTTCCAGTGGGACGCGGCGGAGCAGCGGATCCGCTTCGCGAGCGAGCTCGAGGCGCCGCCGGCGGTCTGGGAGCGCCTCGCCGCGGCGGGTCGCAGGACGCTTGCGGTCGACCCCTACGAGGGTCGCGCGCCCGAGCTCGCCAACGGCGCCTTCGTCTCAGGGGTCGGGTTCACCGACCGCGTCGTGCTGCCGGGCTGGTCGCGTCCGGCCGACCTGGCGCGCGAGACGCGGCGCCGGCTCGGCAGGGCGCCCGACGTGACTGAGGTGTTCGGCACCCCTACGGCCTCGCGGCTCCTGCGCCTGCGCGAGGCGCTGCTCGCCGCACCCGACCGGGTCGCCGACGTCGCCTCGCACCACCTGAGCCGCGAGCGCTTCGACCTCGCCTGGCTCACCTTCAGCGCCTCGCATCTCGCCGGCCACCAGTTCTGGGATCTCTCGCAGCTCGACGAGGATCGGCTCTCGCCCGACGAGCGCGAGGCGATCGGCTCGGCGCTCGAGGAGATCTACGCGAGCGTCGATCGCGCGATCGGCCGCGTCCTCGACCTGCTCGGCCCGGAGGACTCGGTCGTGATCTGCTCGGCGGTCGGGATGGAGGTCAACACGTCACGCGCGGACCTGCTGCCCGGGATGCTCGAGGCCGTGCTCGCGGGCGGCCCGATCGAGCGTGACGAGTCAGGCGCGATCTGGCGGCTCCGGGGCGCCCTGCCCTCGGGCCTGCGGGCGTGGGTCGCCGATGCGCTGCCCGACCGCGTCGCGCTTCGCCTCGCGGCGGGTCTGGAGCTTCGCGGGGTCGACTGGTCGCGGACCGAGGCGTTCGCCCATCCGGCCGACAACCAGGGCTACGTGCGGCTCAACCTGCGCGGCCGCGAACGCGACGGGATCGTCGACCCGGCGGACGCTGAGGCTCTCTGCGAGCGGATCGCGAATGGGCTCGCGAGCTTCCGCGATCCCGGCGGCGAGCCGTGTGTCGAGTCGGTCGAGCGCACCGCCGATCTCCACCGCGGCCTCCACTCGGACCGTCTCCCCGACCTCGTCGTGCGCTGGACCGACTCGCCCGCCACTCGGCTCGAATCGGTCAGTTCGGAGAGCTTCGGCGAGGTCCGGCGCCAGGGCGGCGGCTCGGGCCGCTCGGGCAACCACACCGGTGGCGACGCATGGGCCGTCGCGGTTCCGGGGTCCTCAGCCACCCTCGCCGATCCCTCCCGCGCGCCGCGCCTCGTCGACGTCGCCGCGACCGTCTGCGAGCTCACGGGCACCTCACGCGCCGGCCTCCCCGGCGAGCCGCTGCTCACCTCCCGCGCCTGAGGCTCCCCGCGAGGGCTCGCATCTCGTCGCTGCGGCCCTGAGCAGACGTACGGGCGCCGTGGCGAGGAAGCAGGGAACGCCGCGTGCTCTGCACGCAAGCGACCGATGACGCAGCCAGGGCGTTCGCAGGTCTGCTCAGCCGCTCTGTTGTGTCGGGCGGATGAGCACTTCGTTGATCGCGACGCGGCGCGGCGCGGTGACGATGTAGAGCAGGGCGTCGGCGATGTCGCCCGCCTCGAGGATCTCGACGCCCTCGAAGCGCTTCTCCGTCGCCTCGCGAACGCCGTCGCGGTTGTGGCTGATCAGCTCGGTCGCGACCGCCCCCGGCTCGATCAGCGAGACCCGCACGTGTGCGCCCGCGAGCTCCTGGCGAAGCGCCTCGGAGAACGCGCCGACTCCGTGCTTCGTCAGGTTGTAGACGGCGGAGTTCGCGTTCGCGCGGCGGCCGGCGACGGAGGAGACGTTGACCATGTCGGCGACGCCGCGCGGCCCGTCCTCGGCCGCCTTGACGAGATGGGGGAGTGACGCGTGCGCGACCCACATCAACCCCTTCACGTTGATCTCGACCATCCGCTCCCACTCCTCGAGCGGAGCCTCCAGCGCCGGCCCGAGCAACATCTGGCCGGCGTTGTTGAAGACGGTGTCGAGGCGCCCGAGCTCGGAGACGACGTGCTCGACGGCGTCGATCGAGGCCTGCTGGTCGGTGACGTCGAGCTCGATCGCGAGCGCCTTGCCGCCCGCGCCCTCGATCCGCGAAACGACGTCATCGAGGCGCTCCTTGCGCCGCGCCGCGACTGCGACCGTCGCGCCGCGCTCGGCGAGCGCGATCGCACCCGCCTCGCCGATCCCGCTGCTCGCGCCCGTGACGAGCGCCACCGTTCCTTCGAGGCTCTCAGCCATTCCAGGTTCCTTCCATAGGGTTCCGCGAAGTCCAGGGTTTCCGGTTTCCTGCGACGCCGAGGACGAAACGACGATGGAAGGAGGCGCGATGTCGATGAAGCAGGCCCTGAGCGCCGTGACGCTCGGCGTGAGCGACCTCGCGCGCGCCAGGCACTTCTACGAGGCGCTCGGGTGGACGGTCCACACCGAGGTCTCGGAGACCGTCTTCTTCCAGGCCAACGGCTTCGCCCTCGTGCTCTGGGACCGCGCGAAGCTCGCCGCCGACAGCGGGGTGGAGGACGCCGGCGGCTGGGGTGGGGTCACCCTCGCCCACA from the Thermoleophilia bacterium SCSIO 60948 genome contains:
- a CDS encoding Gfo/Idh/MocA family oxidoreductase, which translates into the protein MSPAIRIGICGCGRLAEHGYLPALRELRDVRVDALADPDPERLDTLARSLERGHSAPRLYAGAEEMLAGGRLDGLIVATPPDRHVADARAAAAAGITALVEKPPARDLAGALALAGLDPVPLVAFNRRFSVLGALRDSLGSERPDGLELDLELAYRRRSWRAIDVRDDALLDIGPHLIDLAGWTTGLAVSAVRATRMEQERAEVELRLGGERALARLSLATDSRHRERAVAVRDGRRVAVARTPGALRGLIGRVAGAPHPLVSSLRDITLAYAGVLRGAERGRLASVAEAARTMAVIDAARSSAESGGSWTDVERVTAPEGSTRRRRRRAA
- a CDS encoding SDR family NAD(P)-dependent oxidoreductase, yielding MAESLEGTVALVTGASSGIGEAGAIALAERGATVAVAARRKERLDDVVSRIEGAGGKALAIELDVTDQQASIDAVEHVVSELGRLDTVFNNAGQMLLGPALEAPLEEWERMVEINVKGLMWVAHASLPHLVKAAEDGPRGVADMVNVSSVAGRRANANSAVYNLTKHGVGAFSEALRQELAGAHVRVSLIEPGAVATELISHNRDGVREATEKRFEGVEILEAGDIADALLYIVTAPRRVAINEVLIRPTQQSG
- a CDS encoding VOC family protein: MKQALSAVTLGVSDLARARHFYEALGWTVHTEVSETVFFQANGFALVLWDRAKLAADSGVEDAGGWGGVTLAHNVGSPGEVDDLLAAAERAGGAVTLKGAATDWGGYHGAFTDPEGHAWEVAHNPFWTLYDDGSTSLDEPQ